A single region of the Salmo salar chromosome ssa16, Ssal_v3.1, whole genome shotgun sequence genome encodes:
- the LOC106573549 gene encoding 40S ribosomal protein S27-like isoform X1 yields the protein MALTKDLMHPTLEAERQRHKKKRLVQSPNSYFMDVKCPGCYRITTVFSHAQRVVPCGGCSFVLCQPRGGKCRLTEGKKTVVQSHCSRTYTVA from the exons ATGGCG CTCACTAAGGACCTAATGCACCCTACTTTGGAGGCTGAGAGGCAAAGACACAAGAAGAAGAGGCTGGTTCAGAGTCCCAACTCCTACTTCATGGATGTAAAATGCCCTG GCTGCTACAGGATCACCACAGTGTTCAGTCATGCCCAGAGAGTGGTGCCCTGTGGCGGCTGCTccttcgtcctgtgccagcccaGAGGGGGGAAATGCCGCCTCACGGAGGGTAAGAAGACTGTTGTACAATCACATTGCTCAAGAACTTATACAGTAGCATAG
- the LOC106573550 gene encoding tax1-binding protein 3: MSFIPGQPVTAVVQRIEICKLRQGEHLILGFSIGGGIDQDPGQNPFSEDKSDKGIYVTRVTPGGPAEVAGLMMGDKVMQVNGWDMTMVTHDQARKRLTKKNEDIVRLLVTRKSLEQAVRHSMM, from the exons ATGTCTTTCATCCCAGGACAACCAGTTACTGCTGTTGTG CAACGAATTGAAATCTGCAAACTTCGCCAGGGGGAACATTTGATCCTGGGTTTCAGCATTGGAGGGGGAATAGACCAAGACCCTGGTCAGAACCCCTTCTCTGAAGACAAGTCCGACAAG GGCATCTATGTGACACGGGTGACACCAGGGGGACCAGCAGAAGTTGCGGGCTTGATGATGGGAGACAAAGTAATGCAG GTAAATGGATGGGATATGACCATGGTGACACACGACCAGGCACGCAAACGGCTGACGAAAAAGAATGAAGACATTGTGCGGCTACTGGTGACCAGGAAATCGCTGGAGCAGGCTGTCAGACATTCTATGATGTAA
- the LOC106573549 gene encoding 40S ribosomal protein S27-like isoform X2 has product MALTKDLMHPTLEAERQRHKKKRLVQSPNSYFMDVKCPGCYRITTVFSHAQRVVPCGGCSFVLCQPRGGKCRLTEGCSFRRKQR; this is encoded by the exons ATGGCG CTCACTAAGGACCTAATGCACCCTACTTTGGAGGCTGAGAGGCAAAGACACAAGAAGAAGAGGCTGGTTCAGAGTCCCAACTCCTACTTCATGGATGTAAAATGCCCTG GCTGCTACAGGATCACCACAGTGTTCAGTCATGCCCAGAGAGTGGTGCCCTGTGGCGGCTGCTccttcgtcctgtgccagcccaGAGGGGGGAAATGCCGCCTCACGGAGG GCTGCTCCTTCAGAAGAAAGCAACGCTGA
- the LOC106573548 gene encoding ras-related protein Rab-8A, whose product MAKTYDYLFKLLLIGDSGVGKTCVLFRFSEDAFNSTFISTIGIDFKIRTVELDGKKIKLQIWDTAGQERFRTITTAYYRGAMGIMLVYDITNEKSFDNIKNWIRNIEEHASADVEKMVLGNKCDVNDKRQVSKDRGEQLSLEYGIKFMETSAKANINVENAFMTLARDIKAKMDKKLEGNNPQGSSHGVKITEQPKKSSFFRCTLL is encoded by the exons ATGGCGAAGACTTACGATTACTTGTTTAAACTACTGTTAATCGGCGATTCTGGCGTCGGAAAGACGTGTGTGTTGTTCAGGTTTTCAGAAGATGCCTTCAACTCAACATTTATCTCCACAATAG GTATTGACTTTAAAATTAGAACTGTAGAACTAGATGGTAAGAAGATCAAGCTACAGATATG GGACACAGCTGGCCAGGAGCGGTTTCGAACAATCACAACGGCATACTACAGAGGAGCCATG GGCATCATGTTGGTCTATGACATCACCAATGAGAAGTCATTTGACAACATCAAAAACTGGATAAGAAATATAGAGGAG CATGCCTCTGCTGACGTGGAGAAGATGGTTCTGGGAAACAAGTGTGATGTCAATGACAAGCGACAGGTGTCCAAAGACAGAGGGGAGCAG TTGTCGTTGGAGTACGGTATCAAGTTTATGGAGACCAGTGCAAAGGCCAATATCAACGTGGAGAAT GCATTTATGACCCTTGCCAGAGACATCAAGGCAAAAATGGACAAGAAactg gaggGCAACAATCCTCAGGGCAGCAGTCATGGTGTGAAGATCACAGAACAGCCCAAGAAGAGCAGTTTCTTCCGCTGCACCCTCCTGTGA